The Desulfobacterales bacterium genomic interval CGGGTCGATGCCGGCCTGACCCCGGGGCTGAAGCAAGGGATTGCCGCTGGCAGGAATGTTTTCACCTTTTACAATATGGAGGGTGCGCTGGGACTGCGGGAGGCCCTGGACCGCTTTGACCGCGGCACCATTGTTTCCTCGATCTGTGAGATGCCGATCAAGTGCCCGGCCGCGCCGATGAAGTTCATCATGATGGCCCAGGACTTCATCCGCCGCAAGGGGCTCCGCCATAAATGCCGGTTCATCTTCACCACCCCGCTGCCCGCCGTCTTTTCAAGGGAACCGTACGCATCCCTGATGGCCGGAATTTTCAAGGAAATGGATATCGAGACGATTGCGAACTTCACCCCGGCATTGGTGGATCATGAAAAGGGGGTTATTGAGGATTTCCGGGGCAGGAAGGTGAAATTCGATCTGGCCTGCGTTACTCCGGCCCATACCGGCGATGCGGCGATGATCAACTCACCTGGGGTCGGAGATCAAGCCGGCTGGGTCAATTGCGACAAACACAAAATGACCGCCCGGAAGTATGACGACATTTATTCCCTGGGTGACGCCCCTGATTTTCCCACTGCCAAGACCGCTTCCGGGGCCAGAAAACAGGCCGATGTCCTGGTTGAACGGATGCGGTCCCTGATCAACAATGAGGCGCCGGTTGCCACCTACGACGGCGAGATCATCTGCCCGGTGCTGACCCGGTTCGGCAAGGCGATGTTCGCCCATTTCAATTATGAGGATCCCCTCGGCCCGGCCTGGGAGAGTTCCATGTACTGGCAGGTCAAGGTACACATGCTTCGGCCGCTCTACTTCAACCTCATGTTGCCCGGTCTGATGTGATCAACCAGCATGTTTTTCAGACAACCAAAACCACAGGAGGAGATAAGTCATGAAAAGAATTGTAATTCTCGGGGCCGGTACCGGCGGAACAATGATGGCCAACAAGTTGCGGCGGGAACTGGATCGCAACG includes:
- a CDS encoding NAD(P)/FAD-dependent oxidoreductase; this translates as MKRVVILGGGSAGLMAANRLRRAFRRDDLELTVIERRRRHIFQPGFTLLVFGLEEPENLIRPTRDLLLPGVKLMTDSVVKVEPEEKKVLTEKSGDVRYDYLVICTGARVDAGLTPGLKQGIAAGRNVFTFYNMEGALGLREALDRFDRGTIVSSICEMPIKCPAAPMKFIMMAQDFIRRKGLRHKCRFIFTTPLPAVFSREPYASLMAGIFKEMDIETIANFTPALVDHEKGVIEDFRGRKVKFDLACVTPAHTGDAAMINSPGVGDQAGWVNCDKHKMTARKYDDIYSLGDAPDFPTAKTASGARKQADVLVERMRSLINNEAPVATYDGEIICPVLTRFGKAMFAHFNYEDPLGPAWESSMYWQVKVHMLRPLYFNLMLPGLM